TTTGAGGAGCGGCTTGGACCGGAGGTGGAGATCCAATGGTTTGTGTACAACGCGGGTCCAAGCGCCATGGAAGCCATCTTCGCCGGCTCGATAGACATGACCTACGTGGGCCCGAGCCCGGCAATCAACGCCCATGTGCGCTCCCGCGGGGAAGACATTCGCGTGGTGGCGGGCGCGGCGCAGGGAGGCGCAGCCCTGCTCGTGCGTCCCGAGGCGCACATCACAGATGTCGAGGATTTCATGGGCCGACGGGTGGCCACACCCCAGCTTGGCAACACGCAGGACGTGGCAGCGCGGATCTGGTTGCGCCGGCAGGGCTTCAACGTGCAGACATTTGGCGGTGACGTCCTGGTGCTCCCGACGGCGAATCCCGATCAGCTGACTCTTTTCAAGCAGGGCAAGCTCGACGCCGTTTGGACCGTCGAACCCTGGGTCTCCCGTATCGAGAATGAGGCGGGCGGACGAATTTATCACGAACAGCGTGATGTCGTGACCACGGTCCTTGTCGCGGGCGTTGAGGCGCTGGAGAAACGCAGACCCCTCGTCGAGAAGTTCGTGAAGGCGCATCGCGAGCTTACGGAATGGATCCGGGCCAACCCCGAGGAGGCACAAAAGCTCGTGCAGCGCGCCATCAGCAAGGAAGTCCGCCGTGAGATCCCGCTTTCGCTGGTCCAATCTGCTTGGAAGCGACTTACTTTTACCTCTGAAATTCAACGCCACCCGCTCGACGAG
This portion of the Opitutaceae bacterium genome encodes:
- a CDS encoding ABC transporter substrate-binding protein gives rise to the protein MRNVASILLFLFVAVTLPADKPAERVRLRVGFFPNVTHAQGLIGFITSQDGKGWFEERLGPEVEIQWFVYNAGPSAMEAIFAGSIDMTYVGPSPAINAHVRSRGEDIRVVAGAAQGGAALLVRPEAHITDVEDFMGRRVATPQLGNTQDVAARIWLRRQGFNVQTFGGDVLVLPTANPDQLTLFKQGKLDAVWTVEPWVSRIENEAGGRIYHEQRDVVTTVLVAGVEALEKRRPLVEKFVKAHRELTEWIRANPEEAQKLVQRAISKEVRREIPLSLVQSAWKRLTFTSEIQRHPLDEMAKDARTLGFLRGRVALDNLILTLP